A genome region from Triticum aestivum cultivar Chinese Spring chromosome 2B, IWGSC CS RefSeq v2.1, whole genome shotgun sequence includes the following:
- the LOC123040522 gene encoding senescence associated gene 20 yields the protein MMRLLTGSSSPSSSSSFRFQPRSVDAFGSTVIAEGVDDKAKAYWVHAWTVGADGVITQLREYFNTDLTVTRLAAAAASKCVWQSRRPDRARNSLPGLVLAL from the coding sequence ATGATGCGCCTCCTCACCGGCTCCagctccccgtcctcctcctcctccttccgcttCCAGCCGCGCTCCGTCGACGCCTTCGGCTCCACCGTCATCGCCGAGGGCGTCGACGACAAGGCCAAGGCGTACTGGGTGCACGCCTGGACCGTGGGTGCCGATGGGGTGATCACCCAGCTGCGCGAGTACTTCAACACCGACCTCACCGTcacgcgcctcgccgccgccgccgcgtccaagTGCGTCTGGCAGAGCCGCCGCCCCGACCGCGCCCGCAACTCCCTCCCGGGCCTCGTCCTCGCCCTCTAA
- the LOC123040523 gene encoding uncharacterized protein: MEPPLEVGGEEGVHGGVVAAVERLVEAEHEEFVALLLGLVPAQGGGAALQLIQVGQLFPRFPAAPPDEDEEEQDEDGGLNSCRRRRRRRRRRLNLLSERKKNTATATA; encoded by the coding sequence ATGGAACCACCACTCGAGGTCGGGGGCGAGGAGGGAGTGCACGGCGGCGTGGTCGCGGCCGTTGAGCGCCTCGTAGAGGCGGAGCACGAGGAATTTGTTGCGCTGCTCCTCGGTCTCGTGCCCGCGCAGGGAGGCGGCGCCGCCCTCCAGCTGATCCAGGTTGGCCAGCTCTTCCCGAGGTTTCCGGCCGCTCCTCCTGATGAAGACGAGGAAGAACAAGACGAGGACGGCGGCTTAAACTCCTGTCGGAGACGAAGAAGAAGACGGCGACGGCGGCTTAACCTCCTGTCGGAGAGGAAGAAGAatacggcgacggcgacggcttgA